One window of Streptomyces sp. FIT100 genomic DNA carries:
- a CDS encoding PadR family transcriptional regulator yields the protein MSRRSGILEFAVLGLLREAPMHGYELRKRLNTSLGIFRAFSYGTLYPCLKTLVANGWLIEEPGSAPEDALAASLAGRRAKIVYRLTAEGKEHFEELLSHTGPDAWEDEHFAARFAFFGQTEREVRMRVLEGRRSRLEERLEKMRASLARTRERLDDYTLELQRHGMESVEREVRWLNELIESERAGRDQRRSPSGEDDAPQDYTSGETGGLPRHRGEAPPEGSPSGHPEQPDPSEDTTK from the coding sequence ATGAGCAGACGTTCCGGCATCCTCGAGTTCGCCGTTCTGGGCCTGCTCCGCGAGGCTCCGATGCACGGATACGAGCTGCGCAAGCGGCTCAACACGTCGCTGGGGATCTTCCGCGCGTTCAGTTACGGGACCCTCTATCCCTGTCTCAAGACGCTGGTCGCCAACGGCTGGTTGATCGAGGAGCCGGGCAGTGCCCCCGAGGACGCCCTCGCCGCGTCCCTCGCCGGCCGTCGGGCGAAGATCGTCTACCGGCTGACGGCAGAAGGTAAGGAGCACTTCGAGGAGCTCCTGTCCCACACGGGCCCCGACGCCTGGGAGGACGAGCACTTCGCAGCCCGGTTCGCCTTCTTCGGCCAGACGGAGCGCGAGGTACGGATGCGCGTGCTGGAGGGCCGCCGCAGCCGGCTGGAGGAGCGCCTGGAGAAAATGCGCGCCTCTCTCGCCCGCACGCGCGAGCGCCTCGACGACTACACGCTTGAGCTGCAGCGGCACGGCATGGAGTCCGTGGAGCGCGAGGTGCGCTGGCTGAACGAGCTCATCGAGAGCGAGCGGGCCGGGCGGGATCAGCGACGATCCCCTTCCGGCGAGGACGACGCTCCGCAGGACTACACATCTGGAGAGACGGGCGGCCTGCCCCGGCACCGGGGCGAAGCGCCCCCTGAGGGGAGCCCTTCCGGGCACCCCGAGCAGCCGGATCCGTCCGAAGACACCACCAAGTGA
- a CDS encoding inositol-3-phosphate synthase: MGSVRVAIVGVGNCAASLVQGVEYYKDADPAAKVPGLMHVQFGDYHVRDVEFVAAFDVDAKKVGLDLADAIGASENNTIKICDVPATGVKVQRGHTLDGLGKYYRETIEESPETPVDVVQVLKDKQVDVLVCYLPVGSEDAAKFYAQCAIDAKVGFVNALPVFIAGTKEWADKFTEAGVPIVGDDIKSQVGATITHRVMAKLFEDRGVILDRTMQLNVGGNMDFKNMLERERLESKKISKTQAVTSQIPDRELGEKNVHIGPSDYVAWLDDRKWAYVRLEGRAFGDVPLNLEYKLEVWDSPNSAGVIIDALRAAKIAKDRGIGGPILSASSYFMKSPPVQYFDDEARENVEKFIRGEVER, translated from the coding sequence ATGGGTTCGGTTCGCGTAGCCATCGTCGGCGTGGGCAACTGCGCCGCCTCGCTGGTGCAGGGCGTCGAGTACTACAAGGACGCCGACCCGGCCGCCAAGGTGCCGGGTCTGATGCACGTCCAGTTCGGCGACTACCACGTCCGTGACGTCGAGTTCGTCGCCGCCTTCGATGTCGACGCGAAGAAGGTCGGGCTCGACCTCGCGGACGCCATCGGTGCCAGCGAGAACAACACCATCAAGATCTGCGACGTCCCGGCCACGGGTGTGAAGGTCCAGCGCGGCCACACCCTCGACGGTCTGGGCAAGTACTACCGCGAGACCATCGAGGAGTCCCCCGAGACCCCGGTCGACGTCGTCCAGGTCCTCAAGGACAAGCAGGTCGACGTTCTTGTCTGCTACCTACCGGTGGGTTCCGAGGACGCCGCGAAGTTCTACGCCCAGTGCGCAATCGACGCCAAGGTCGGCTTCGTCAACGCCCTCCCGGTCTTCATCGCCGGCACCAAGGAATGGGCCGACAAGTTCACCGAGGCCGGCGTCCCGATCGTCGGTGACGACATCAAGTCGCAGGTCGGCGCCACCATCACGCACCGCGTCATGGCGAAGCTGTTCGAGGACCGGGGCGTCATCCTGGACCGCACGATGCAGCTGAACGTCGGCGGCAACATGGACTTCAAGAACATGCTCGAGCGCGAGCGCCTGGAGTCCAAGAAGATCTCCAAGACGCAGGCCGTCACCTCCCAGATCCCCGACCGGGAGCTCGGCGAGAAGAACGTCCACATCGGCCCGTCGGACTACGTGGCCTGGCTCGACGACCGCAAGTGGGCGTACGTCCGCCTGGAGGGCCGCGCGTTCGGCGATGTCCCGCTGAACCTGGAGTACAAGCTCGAGGTATGGGACTCCCCGAACTCGGCGGGTGTCATCATCGACGCCCTGCGCGCCGCGAAGATCGCCAAGGATCGGGGTATCGGCGGTCCGATCCTCTCCGCCTCCTCGTACTTCATGAAGTCTCCGCCGGTCCAGTACTTCGACGACGAGGCCCGCGAGAACGTGGAGAAGTTCATCCGGGGCGAGGTCGAGCGCTAG